In Streptomyces violaceusniger Tu 4113, one DNA window encodes the following:
- a CDS encoding NlpC/P60 family protein, protein MASHRKPRSRIPAPLTGHGRRTAVGFTTAALASVTLLSQTANAAPGDDPKPATQSIDKVKEKVDTLYHQAESATQRYNGAKERADQQRDKVDKLLDSVAQRTEKLNEARRTLGAYATAQYRDGGMARSAATLLFSNDPQDVFDQSHLIDRLTGRQKQAVDDFQKQQASAAKERGKASESLASLTTSQKQLKTQKKTVQDKLTEARRLLANLTAKEKARLAAIEKKKAEEARRKAAALAEKQRQEASRKKQQEQQNGDSGAGSTTPSTPANSSKAAQAIAFAKSQLGKPYVWGATGPSSFDCSGLTQAAWKTAGISLPRTTWDQVKVGTRVSTSELQPGDLVFFFDDISHVGLYIGDGMMIHAPKPGDVVKKAPVTEMPIYGSVRPA, encoded by the coding sequence TTGGCGTCGCACCGCAAGCCGCGGAGCCGAATACCGGCCCCGCTCACCGGTCACGGCCGCCGTACGGCCGTCGGGTTCACCACGGCCGCCCTCGCCTCCGTCACCCTCCTCTCCCAGACGGCCAACGCCGCGCCGGGCGACGACCCCAAGCCGGCCACCCAGTCGATCGACAAGGTCAAGGAGAAGGTCGACACCCTCTACCACCAGGCGGAGAGCGCCACCCAGCGCTACAACGGCGCCAAGGAGCGCGCCGATCAGCAGCGGGACAAGGTCGACAAGCTGCTGGACTCCGTCGCCCAGCGCACCGAGAAGCTCAACGAGGCGCGGCGCACGCTCGGCGCCTACGCCACCGCCCAGTACCGCGACGGCGGAATGGCCCGCTCCGCCGCGACCCTGCTGTTCTCCAACGATCCGCAGGACGTCTTCGACCAGTCGCATCTGATCGACCGGCTGACCGGTCGGCAGAAGCAGGCCGTCGACGACTTCCAGAAGCAGCAGGCGAGCGCCGCCAAGGAGCGCGGTAAGGCCAGCGAGAGCCTCGCCTCGCTGACCACGTCCCAGAAGCAGCTCAAGACCCAGAAGAAGACCGTCCAGGACAAGCTGACCGAGGCCCGGCGGCTGCTCGCGAATCTGACCGCCAAGGAGAAGGCGCGACTGGCGGCGATCGAGAAGAAGAAGGCGGAAGAGGCCCGCCGTAAGGCGGCCGCGCTCGCCGAGAAGCAGCGGCAGGAGGCCTCGCGCAAGAAGCAGCAGGAGCAGCAGAACGGGGACAGCGGCGCCGGTTCGACGACGCCCTCGACCCCCGCCAACAGCTCCAAGGCGGCCCAGGCCATCGCCTTCGCGAAGTCGCAGCTCGGCAAGCCGTATGTCTGGGGCGCGACCGGTCCCAGCTCCTTCGACTGCTCAGGGCTGACGCAGGCGGCCTGGAAGACGGCCGGGATCTCACTGCCGCGCACCACCTGGGACCAGGTGAAGGTCGGTACGCGCGTCTCGACGTCCGAACTCCAGCCGGGCGATCTGGTCTTCTTCTTCGACGACATCAGCCATGTCGGCCTCTACATCGGCGACGGGATGATGATCCACGCGCCGAAGCCGGGCGATGTGGTGAAGAAGGCGCCGGTCACGGAGATGCCGATCTACGGGAGCGTGCGGCCCGCGTAG
- a CDS encoding serine/threonine-protein kinase, whose translation MSDEGHLIAGRYRLVEKIGRGGMGTVWRAEDELLGRQVAVKQLYVSPHLAEDELTTLHERTRREARSAARITHPNVVVVHDVVDHYGLPCIVMEYVPSTTLADLLKNGQRVAPDEAARIGRGMIAALRAAHAAGVLHRDVKPGNVLLGPEGRVVLTDFGIAMATGTSTLTKTGEVVGSIDYIAPERVRGRKPGPASDLWALGATLYQAVEGRPPFRKATAIETGYAIAVDPLDPPTQAGALGPLIEHLLAKEPELRPSAEETERALRLPAAEAETTSLSTPPIDATMNLSTRREPGAATGGTTSTTSNGSPNPPTTSTPYSHTAHTPSTPHAPSAPNAQHTPSTPYPSDPRLPHHPPGTGNTPGTGNMPGTGNIPGQQHTPPTSTPFTASTPSMTTPTPTPVPPPAPAPARKSRKAVRTAVAASLAVVTVAGGVYLFGLDHDNGQKKDGGQSSATDTPSSAANKPYTPPSGYHIVTEKKFGFSLPIPDGWTRQEQSDPDGNTVDRTQEVRYLAPNGLVGLRINVLDFASGDQVQHFEDLEVGFKDKKAYPIYERLRLQETKYQGLPAAIWEFKFRGEVRMYRAIDLGFGKEGEKEYAIYLSGPDADWGTYRPIFDEVRDGFRILS comes from the coding sequence GTGTCGGACGAAGGCCACCTGATAGCCGGACGTTACCGCCTGGTCGAGAAGATCGGCCGGGGCGGCATGGGCACGGTGTGGCGCGCGGAGGACGAACTGCTGGGCCGCCAGGTGGCGGTCAAGCAGCTCTACGTCTCTCCGCACCTCGCCGAGGACGAGCTGACGACGCTGCACGAACGCACCCGCCGCGAGGCGCGCAGCGCGGCCCGCATCACCCACCCCAATGTGGTCGTGGTCCATGACGTGGTGGACCACTACGGACTGCCGTGCATCGTCATGGAGTACGTGCCCTCCACGACCCTCGCCGACCTGCTGAAGAACGGCCAACGGGTCGCCCCCGACGAGGCCGCCCGCATCGGCCGCGGCATGATCGCCGCCCTGCGCGCCGCGCATGCGGCCGGGGTGCTGCACCGGGACGTCAAGCCCGGCAATGTGCTGCTCGGCCCCGAAGGCCGGGTCGTGCTCACGGACTTCGGCATCGCGATGGCCACCGGCACCTCGACGCTGACCAAGACCGGCGAGGTCGTCGGCTCCATCGACTACATCGCGCCCGAGCGGGTCAGGGGCCGCAAGCCCGGCCCCGCGTCCGACCTCTGGGCGCTGGGGGCGACGCTCTACCAGGCGGTCGAGGGGCGGCCGCCGTTCCGTAAGGCCACGGCGATCGAGACGGGTTACGCGATCGCCGTCGATCCGCTGGACCCGCCCACACAGGCGGGGGCGCTGGGTCCGCTGATCGAGCACCTGCTGGCGAAGGAGCCGGAACTGCGGCCCTCGGCGGAGGAAACCGAACGGGCGCTGCGGCTGCCCGCGGCGGAGGCGGAGACGACATCGCTGTCGACGCCGCCGATCGACGCGACCATGAATCTGTCGACGCGACGGGAGCCCGGCGCGGCCACGGGCGGGACCACGAGCACCACATCCAACGGCTCGCCGAACCCGCCCACGACATCGACCCCGTATTCACACACGGCCCACACACCGAGCACGCCGCACGCGCCGAGCGCACCGAACGCCCAGCACACACCGAGCACTCCGTACCCGTCGGACCCACGGCTTCCGCACCACCCCCCGGGCACGGGGAACACCCCGGGCACCGGGAACATGCCGGGCACCGGGAACATCCCCGGGCAGCAGCACACCCCGCCCACGTCCACGCCGTTCACCGCGTCGACGCCATCCATGACGACACCGACACCGACGCCGGTGCCCCCGCCCGCTCCCGCCCCGGCGCGCAAGAGCCGTAAGGCGGTGCGGACGGCCGTGGCGGCCTCCCTGGCGGTCGTGACCGTGGCGGGCGGCGTCTATCTGTTCGGCCTCGACCACGACAACGGCCAGAAGAAGGACGGAGGGCAGTCCTCCGCCACGGACACGCCGTCGTCCGCCGCGAACAAGCCGTACACCCCGCCGTCCGGCTACCACATCGTCACCGAGAAGAAGTTCGGCTTCTCCCTCCCCATCCCCGACGGCTGGACACGCCAGGAGCAGTCCGACCCCGACGGCAACACGGTCGACCGCACCCAGGAGGTCCGCTACCTCGCCCCCAACGGGCTGGTGGGTCTGCGGATCAACGTCCTGGACTTCGCCTCCGGTGACCAGGTCCAGCACTTCGAGGACCTCGAGGTCGGGTTCAAGGACAAGAAGGCATACCCGATCTACGAGCGGTTGCGGCTGCAGGAGACGAAGTACCAGGGCTTGCCGGCCGCCATCTGGGAGTTCAAGTTCCGCGGCGAGGTCCGGATGTACCGCGCGATCGACCTCGGCTTCGGCAAGGAGGGCGAGAAGGAGTACGCGATCTACCTGAGCGGCCCGGACGCGGACTGGGGCACCTACCGGCCGATCTTCGACGAGGTCCGGGACGGCTTCCGCATCCTGAGCTGA
- a CDS encoding L,D-transpeptidase: MGTVGAVRSGHGRRGRRAGLVLGLAGMTVPLAVAVAGPAQAQARPAQARPAQARPLGRSAGSVTPATMAASSCTTSVGPYQRQAERFLGRPVDGRQSRADCLAIQKFQVNHGISPTIGYAGPITWGVMSLINTQKAAGHNPNAAKKCPTNKGRIACVDLTRQLSWVQDGSRLVYGPVPVRSGRNGFETRTGLKKIYWRNIDHWSTLYKVAMPYSQFFDGGQAFHSIAGSVWSPPGSHGCVNMRTGEAKKYWSLLKNGDDVYVYGRKPGT, encoded by the coding sequence ATGGGGACAGTGGGGGCAGTCAGAAGCGGGCATGGTCGGCGTGGCCGGCGCGCGGGCCTCGTGCTGGGGCTGGCGGGGATGACGGTGCCGCTCGCGGTCGCCGTCGCCGGTCCGGCACAGGCTCAGGCACGGCCGGCCCAGGCACGGCCGGCCCAGGCACGGCCGCTGGGCAGGTCGGCCGGGTCGGTGACACCGGCGACCATGGCCGCGTCGTCGTGCACGACCAGCGTGGGGCCGTACCAGAGGCAGGCCGAGCGGTTCCTGGGCCGCCCGGTGGACGGGCGACAGTCGCGGGCGGACTGTCTCGCGATCCAGAAGTTTCAGGTCAACCACGGCATCAGCCCGACGATCGGCTACGCGGGCCCGATCACCTGGGGCGTGATGAGCCTGATCAACACCCAGAAGGCCGCCGGACACAACCCGAACGCGGCGAAGAAGTGCCCGACCAACAAGGGCCGCATCGCCTGCGTGGACCTCACCCGGCAGCTCAGCTGGGTCCAGGACGGCTCCCGGCTGGTCTACGGGCCGGTGCCGGTGCGGTCCGGGCGGAACGGCTTCGAGACCCGCACCGGGCTGAAGAAGATCTACTGGCGGAACATCGACCACTGGTCGACGCTCTACAAGGTCGCCATGCCCTACAGCCAGTTCTTCGACGGCGGTCAGGCGTTCCACTCGATCGCCGGGAGCGTATGGTCCCCGCCCGGCTCCCACGGCTGCGTCAACATGCGCACGGGCGAGGCCAAGAAGTACTGGAGCCTGCTGAAGAACGGCGACGACGTGTACGTCTACGGGCGCAAGCCCGGCACGTGA
- a CDS encoding PspC domain-containing protein, whose protein sequence is MTEAPTVADEAETASGSRLSQSPLRRSRDHKVISGVCGGLGRYCDLDPVIFRVVLSVLGVAGGLGLIVYGFCWLLIPFHGEDENEGRRLLSGRVEGPGLTAVLVALVGCGLFLSMLNNGGVMYFSFMLALAAAGAGYWSHHRRQAVSVGAVDPATAQAVADAPPETKAPPTRGGPAPSWWRDPIVKDGTTGPLGFASGSGAGSRTGYLWGPDDGPYDKAEAKAERARRVRDRASIGGWAFLVAVAAAVVGARAGWSSQPLGTSLEIGFACALGVFGLALVISSRWGRAGGGTVFLALLTSVLLAGAAALPDSVTPDWARRTWAPTSVNSLRGGYELGGGVAELKLDRLPLEAGSTVSSRVEMGAGKLAVTVPRDARVKLDIEVGIGDIWLPDEKTNNVDIGPGRERKLTLGPAGGGKAEGTVSLKLELGLGTVEVKRS, encoded by the coding sequence ATGACCGAAGCACCCACCGTGGCGGACGAGGCCGAGACCGCGTCCGGTTCCCGCCTGTCACAGTCGCCACTGCGGCGCAGTCGTGACCATAAGGTGATCTCGGGGGTGTGCGGAGGGCTCGGCCGCTACTGCGATCTGGACCCGGTGATCTTCCGGGTGGTGCTGTCGGTGCTGGGCGTAGCGGGCGGCCTCGGCCTGATCGTCTACGGCTTCTGCTGGCTGCTGATCCCGTTCCACGGCGAGGACGAGAACGAGGGGCGCAGGCTGCTCTCGGGGCGGGTCGAGGGCCCGGGGCTGACGGCGGTGCTGGTGGCGCTGGTGGGCTGTGGGCTGTTCCTGTCGATGCTCAACAACGGCGGCGTCATGTACTTCTCGTTCATGCTCGCCCTCGCGGCGGCCGGTGCGGGCTACTGGTCGCACCACCGCCGCCAGGCGGTGAGCGTGGGCGCGGTGGACCCGGCCACGGCCCAGGCGGTCGCCGACGCGCCGCCCGAGACCAAGGCCCCGCCCACGCGCGGCGGCCCCGCCCCGTCCTGGTGGCGCGACCCGATCGTCAAGGACGGTACGACCGGGCCGCTCGGCTTCGCCTCGGGGTCCGGCGCCGGGTCGCGTACCGGCTATCTGTGGGGGCCGGACGACGGCCCGTACGACAAGGCGGAGGCGAAGGCGGAGCGGGCCCGCCGGGTGCGGGACCGGGCGTCCATCGGCGGCTGGGCCTTCCTGGTGGCGGTCGCCGCCGCCGTGGTGGGGGCGCGGGCGGGGTGGTCCTCGCAGCCGCTGGGCACCAGCCTCGAGATCGGGTTCGCCTGCGCGCTGGGCGTCTTCGGGCTCGCTCTCGTCATCAGCTCCCGCTGGGGCCGCGCCGGCGGCGGCACGGTGTTCCTCGCGCTCCTTACGAGCGTGCTGCTGGCGGGCGCGGCGGCCCTCCCCGATTCCGTCACCCCCGACTGGGCCCGCCGCACCTGGGCCCCGACCTCCGTGAACTCCCTGCGCGGCGGCTATGAGCTGGGCGGCGGGGTCGCCGAGTTGAAGCTGGACCGCCTGCCCCTGGAAGCGGGCAGCACCGTCTCCAGCCGGGTGGAGATGGGCGCGGGCAAGCTGGCCGTGACCGTCCCGCGCGACGCCCGGGTGAAGCTGGACATCGAGGTCGGGATCGGCGACATCTGGCTTCCGGACGAGAAGACGAACAACGTCGACATCGGGCCGGGCCGGGAGCGCAAGCTCACCCTGGGCCCGGCGGGCGGCGGCAAGGCCGAAGGGACGGTCTCGCTGAAGCTGGAGCTGGGGCTGGGCACCGTGGAGGTGAAGCGATCATGA
- a CDS encoding C40 family peptidase yields the protein MASHRKPKQRSLTSSTARAAALLALTGAASATLLDGTGHAENRLTPAQVKAKVDQYQRQAEEATERYNGAKDKADKARAALDALRDQAARRTTRLNAARNALGAFATAQYRSGTIAPALQLALSSSPGQYLQRASLAERAGNRQAALIASVGRQERKLRQVRGEAADRLAALRASQTAAAHHKRTVQQRLAAADRLLDRLTLEQRQRLLAAQDGDKAGADGTASPTAGRAARAVSYAYAALGKPYVWGATGPHGYDCSGLTQAAWRAAGVALPRTTYTQIDAGRRVTRDQLAPGDLVFFYSGVSHVGLYIGDGRIIHAPRPGAPVRVASVADMPFAGAARPA from the coding sequence GTGGCGTCGCACAGGAAGCCCAAGCAGCGCTCGCTCACCAGCAGCACCGCCCGCGCGGCCGCGCTCCTCGCCCTCACCGGCGCCGCGTCCGCCACCCTCCTCGACGGCACCGGGCACGCCGAGAACCGCCTCACCCCCGCGCAGGTGAAGGCGAAGGTCGATCAGTACCAGCGGCAGGCCGAGGAGGCCACCGAGCGGTACAACGGCGCGAAGGACAAGGCCGACAAGGCCCGCGCGGCGCTGGACGCGCTGCGCGACCAGGCCGCCCGCCGCACCACCCGGCTCAACGCCGCGCGCAACGCCCTCGGCGCCTTCGCCACCGCCCAGTACCGCTCGGGGACGATCGCCCCGGCCCTCCAGCTCGCCCTGTCCTCCTCCCCCGGCCAGTACCTTCAGCGCGCCTCGCTCGCCGAGCGCGCGGGGAACCGCCAGGCCGCCCTGATCGCCTCCGTCGGCCGTCAGGAGCGGAAATTACGCCAGGTCCGCGGCGAGGCGGCCGACCGCCTCGCCGCTCTGCGCGCCTCCCAGACGGCGGCCGCCCACCACAAGCGGACCGTCCAGCAAAGGCTCGCCGCCGCCGATCGCCTCCTCGACCGGCTGACCCTCGAGCAGCGGCAGCGCCTGCTGGCGGCCCAGGACGGCGACAAGGCCGGTGCCGACGGCACCGCCTCCCCCACCGCGGGCCGCGCCGCCCGCGCCGTCTCCTACGCCTACGCGGCCCTCGGCAAGCCGTACGTCTGGGGCGCCACCGGCCCCCACGGCTACGACTGCTCGGGGCTCACACAGGCCGCCTGGCGCGCCGCCGGGGTCGCCCTGCCCCGCACCACCTACACCCAGATCGACGCCGGCCGGCGCGTCACGCGCGACCAACTGGCCCCCGGCGACCTGGTCTTCTTCTACTCCGGCGTCAGCCATGTGGGCCTCTACATCGGTGACGGCCGCATCATCCACGCCCCGCGCCCGGGCGCCCCCGTCCGGGTGGCCTCCGTCGCCGACATGCCCTTCGCGGGAGCGGCCCGCCCGGCGTAG
- a CDS encoding class II aldolase/adducin family protein, with amino-acid sequence MTDQPQTPTPIPTDKLRFTMPPQHASPHDERRYRKERLAAALRLFGRFGYEEGVAGHITVRDPEFTDCYWVNPFGMPFGHITGSDLLLVNQAGQVVEGRSHVNQAAFVVHSSVHQARPDVVAVAHSRSVHGRALAALGEPLEPITQEVCAFFEDHAVYGGTTGVVVDEDEGRAIAAALGGYKALILRNRGLLTVGDSVDAAAWWFITMERAAQVQLTAKASGKPVPIDYGDAMRTREQLGNDLVAWINYQPLYLQITRDEPDLLS; translated from the coding sequence ATGACGGACCAGCCGCAGACCCCCACCCCGATACCGACCGACAAGCTGCGGTTCACCATGCCCCCGCAGCACGCCTCGCCCCATGACGAGCGCCGCTATCGCAAGGAGCGGCTGGCGGCGGCGCTGCGCCTGTTCGGGCGGTTCGGGTACGAGGAGGGGGTCGCGGGGCACATCACCGTGCGGGACCCGGAATTCACCGACTGCTACTGGGTGAACCCTTTCGGCATGCCCTTCGGCCATATCACCGGGAGCGATCTGCTCCTCGTCAATCAGGCGGGCCAGGTGGTGGAGGGGCGCTCCCACGTCAACCAGGCGGCCTTTGTCGTTCACTCTTCCGTGCATCAGGCGCGGCCGGACGTCGTGGCCGTCGCGCACAGCCGCTCCGTGCACGGCCGCGCGCTGGCCGCGCTCGGCGAGCCGCTGGAGCCGATCACCCAGGAGGTCTGCGCGTTCTTCGAGGACCACGCGGTCTACGGGGGCACCACGGGCGTCGTCGTGGACGAGGACGAGGGGCGCGCGATCGCCGCCGCGCTCGGCGGGTACAAGGCCCTCATCCTGCGCAATCGCGGTCTGCTGACGGTCGGGGACTCGGTCGACGCGGCCGCGTGGTGGTTCATCACGATGGAGCGGGCCGCCCAGGTGCAGCTCACCGCGAAGGCGTCGGGCAAGCCGGTGCCCATCGACTACGGCGACGCGATGCGGACGCGCGAGCAGCTAGGAAACGATCTTGTGGCCTGGATCAACTATCAACCCCTGTATCTGCAGATCACCCGCGATGAGCCGGACCTGCTGAGCTGA
- a CDS encoding SDR family NAD(P)-dependent oxidoreductase produces the protein MPSTDSSEAPNEASTDASTAPWDVHRLPRADGKTFLVTGGNAGIGYFVAEQLAATGATVVLGSRDADKADAAAASIRSRVPDARVRQIRLDLADLASLKASAEALRTDRLDAVVHNAGVKFDQPPRRETGDGHEAMFGINHLGHFALTHWLAPLLAAAPEGRVVTTGSFAATSERLDLDDLESSQDYRPDRTYGRSKLAQMLFGFELDRRLRAAGNTVRSVVTHPGGALDSLTPPRPPLHAPTTGERLRGLPAGILVQGKEAAAWSAVRAVLDPSVSGGQLWAPRIFGLRGTPRLRPVRGHLADAEVAARLWSASRDLTGVEPEFGLG, from the coding sequence ATGCCTTCCACCGACTCGTCCGAAGCCCCGAACGAAGCCTCGACTGATGCCTCGACCGCGCCATGGGACGTCCATCGGCTGCCGCGTGCCGACGGTAAGACCTTTCTGGTGACCGGCGGCAACGCGGGGATCGGGTACTTCGTCGCCGAACAGCTCGCCGCTACGGGAGCCACCGTCGTCCTCGGCAGCCGGGACGCGGACAAGGCGGACGCCGCCGCGGCCTCGATCCGCTCCCGGGTCCCCGACGCCCGGGTGCGGCAGATCCGACTGGACCTCGCCGACCTCGCCTCGCTCAAAGCCTCCGCGGAAGCCCTGCGGACGGACCGTCTGGACGCGGTCGTCCACAACGCCGGGGTGAAGTTCGACCAGCCGCCCCGCCGGGAGACCGGGGACGGCCATGAGGCAATGTTCGGGATCAACCACCTCGGGCACTTCGCGCTGACCCACTGGCTGGCACCGCTGCTCGCTGCCGCCCCCGAGGGCCGGGTCGTCACCACGGGCAGCTTCGCGGCCACGTCCGAGCGGCTGGACCTGGACGACCTCGAGAGCAGCCAGGACTACCGGCCGGACCGCACCTATGGACGGTCGAAACTGGCCCAGATGCTCTTCGGTTTCGAACTCGACCGCCGTCTGAGAGCGGCCGGCAACACGGTGCGGAGCGTGGTCACCCACCCCGGTGGCGCGCTCGACTCCCTCACCCCGCCCCGCCCGCCCCTCCACGCCCCCACGACCGGCGAACGGCTGCGCGGGCTGCCCGCCGGAATCCTCGTCCAGGGCAAGGAGGCGGCCGCCTGGAGCGCCGTACGGGCAGTCCTCGACCCGTCCGTCAGCGGCGGCCAACTGTGGGCCCCGAGGATCTTCGGCCTCCGCGGCACCCCCCGCCTCCGGCCCGTCCGAGGTCATCTGGCGGATGCGGAGGTCGCGGCCCGCCTGTGGTCGGCGAGCCGCGACCTGACGGGGGTCGAGCCGGAGTTCGGCCTCGGGTGA
- a CDS encoding LuxR C-terminal-related transcriptional regulator, with protein sequence MAGGTGGPGKGGPGRPGAAGPAPAGGVPAAPGPVGAGGAGGGDAAVPRRVRVVLVDDHRMFRTGVQAEIGETDRTGVEVVGEAADVDQAVTVITATRPEVVLLDVHLPGGGGVEVLRRSASLMADQERPVRFLALSVSDAAEDVIGVIRGGARGYVTKTITGTDLVDAIFRVSEGDAVFSPRLAGFVLDAFASTDAPPVDEDLDRLTQREREVLRLIARGYAYKEIAKQLFISVKTVESHVSAVLRKLQLSNRHELTRWATARRLV encoded by the coding sequence ATGGCAGGCGGCACGGGAGGCCCCGGCAAAGGCGGCCCGGGCCGCCCGGGCGCGGCGGGACCGGCCCCGGCCGGTGGCGTTCCCGCCGCGCCCGGTCCGGTGGGGGCCGGGGGCGCCGGGGGCGGCGATGCCGCCGTGCCGCGCCGCGTGCGCGTCGTGCTCGTGGACGACCACCGGATGTTCCGTACCGGGGTGCAGGCCGAGATCGGGGAGACGGACCGGACCGGCGTCGAGGTGGTCGGCGAGGCCGCCGACGTCGACCAGGCCGTGACCGTGATCACCGCGACCCGCCCCGAGGTCGTGCTGCTCGACGTCCACCTCCCCGGCGGGGGCGGCGTCGAGGTGCTGCGCCGCAGCGCCTCGCTGATGGCCGACCAGGAGCGCCCGGTGCGTTTCCTCGCGCTCTCCGTCTCGGACGCCGCCGAGGACGTCATCGGGGTCATCCGCGGCGGCGCCCGCGGCTATGTGACCAAGACCATCACCGGCACCGACCTCGTCGACGCGATCTTCCGGGTCTCCGAGGGCGACGCGGTCTTCTCGCCGCGCCTGGCCGGTTTCGTCCTCGACGCCTTCGCCTCCACCGACGCTCCGCCCGTGGACGAGGACCTGGACCGGCTCACCCAGCGCGAGCGCGAGGTGCTGCGCCTCATCGCGCGCGGTTACGCCTACAAGGAGATCGCCAAGCAGCTGTTCATCTCGGTGAAGACGGTCGAGAGCCATGTCTCGGCGGTGCTGCGCAAGCTCCAGCTCTCCAACCGCCATGAGCTGACCCGCTGGGCGACGGCCCGCCGCCTGGTCTGA
- a CDS encoding ATP-binding protein, translating into MTAAVPPTTPEPPPRKLYRSAEGRLLGGVARGLAGHLGLPVLWVRIVFVALFMAEGFGALVYALFWFIVPLGVGGVETMATRPLTTVGPDGRRRILARRPERGQIIALVALCVGMGIFIQGFHLGRANTYIWPLLLIGAGVALFWRQADNARRAQWVELSRSKRVLPLARGAAGVVLVAAGVSGIVVLQGSAKHLGAVLQAALAVLVGIALLVGPYVVRMTQDLSEERLMRIRAQERAEVAAHVHDSVLHTLTLIQRNAEEPREVARLARAQERELRAWLYRPEGTGKDEAEEPDTLAEAVKKTAAEVEDHHGVPIEVVVVGDCPLDERLSAQIQAAREAMVNAAKYGGDGGAVQVFAEVEGATVFISVRDRGPGFDVDAVPEDRMGVRESIIGRMQRNGGTARLRSAPDGGTEVELEMERAATT; encoded by the coding sequence ATGACCGCCGCCGTGCCCCCTACGACCCCCGAGCCACCCCCGCGCAAGCTCTACCGCAGTGCCGAGGGCCGCCTCCTCGGCGGTGTGGCGCGAGGGCTCGCGGGGCATCTCGGGCTGCCGGTCCTGTGGGTGCGGATCGTCTTCGTCGCGTTGTTCATGGCGGAGGGGTTCGGCGCGCTCGTCTACGCGCTCTTCTGGTTCATCGTCCCGCTCGGCGTCGGCGGCGTGGAGACGATGGCCACCCGCCCGCTCACCACCGTGGGCCCCGACGGCCGCCGCCGGATCCTGGCGCGCAGGCCGGAGCGGGGCCAGATCATCGCGCTGGTCGCCCTCTGCGTCGGCATGGGCATCTTCATCCAGGGTTTCCACCTCGGCCGCGCCAACACCTATATCTGGCCGCTCCTCCTCATCGGCGCGGGCGTGGCCCTCTTCTGGCGCCAGGCGGACAACGCGCGCCGCGCCCAGTGGGTCGAGCTCAGCCGCAGCAAGCGGGTCCTGCCGCTGGCCCGTGGCGCCGCGGGGGTCGTGCTGGTGGCCGCCGGGGTGTCCGGGATCGTCGTCCTGCAGGGTTCGGCCAAGCACCTGGGGGCCGTACTGCAGGCGGCCCTGGCCGTTCTCGTCGGCATCGCGCTGCTGGTGGGCCCGTATGTGGTGCGGATGACGCAGGACCTCTCGGAGGAACGGCTGATGCGCATCCGCGCGCAGGAGCGGGCGGAGGTGGCGGCCCACGTCCACGACTCCGTGCTGCACACCCTCACCCTGATCCAGCGGAACGCGGAGGAGCCCCGGGAGGTGGCCCGGCTCGCCCGCGCCCAGGAGCGGGAGCTGCGCGCGTGGCTCTACCGGCCGGAGGGCACGGGCAAGGACGAGGCCGAGGAGCCGGACACCCTCGCGGAGGCGGTGAAGAAGACGGCGGCGGAGGTCGAGGACCACCACGGCGTCCCGATCGAGGTGGTGGTGGTCGGCGACTGCCCGCTGGACGAGAGACTGAGCGCACAGATACAGGCGGCGCGCGAGGCGATGGTCAACGCGGCCAAGTACGGTGGCGACGGCGGGGCCGTCCAGGTCTTCGCCGAGGTCGAGGGGGCGACGGTGTTCATCTCCGTCCGCGACCGCGGCCCCGGTTTCGACGTGGACGCGGTGCCGGAGGACCGGATGGGCGTACGCGAGTCGATCATCGGCCGGATGCAGCGGAACGGCGGCACGGCCCGGCTGAGATCAGCGCCGGACGGGGGCACGGAAGTGGAGCTGGAGATGGAGAGGGCGGCGACGACATGA
- a CDS encoding DoxX family protein, which yields MRHADRMAGSGTAGSGGSVHGVSSVNGIGGQQPVGVRATAARYALLPLRIFLGVTFVYAGIDKLTDSAFLSDSGTGSIGELMRQVRDTSALPWMVDQALKDPTAFGYAMAYGELAVGLGILVGLLSRLAAFGGALISLSLWLTVSWQSDPYYYGNDLAYLMAWLPLVLAGAPYLSLDVVISRRRRRQGTQLFT from the coding sequence ATGAGACACGCGGATCGTATGGCCGGTTCGGGAACGGCGGGCAGCGGCGGCAGCGTGCACGGGGTGAGCAGCGTGAACGGCATAGGCGGGCAGCAGCCCGTGGGAGTTCGGGCCACGGCCGCCCGTTACGCGCTGCTGCCACTGCGGATCTTCCTCGGCGTCACCTTCGTCTACGCCGGGATCGACAAACTCACCGACTCGGCCTTCCTGTCCGACTCGGGCACCGGCTCGATCGGCGAGCTGATGCGTCAGGTGCGCGACACCTCGGCCCTGCCGTGGATGGTCGACCAGGCCCTCAAGGACCCCACCGCCTTCGGCTACGCCATGGCCTACGGCGAACTGGCCGTCGGCCTCGGCATCCTGGTGGGCCTCCTCTCCCGCCTGGCCGCCTTCGGCGGCGCGCTGATCTCGCTGAGCCTGTGGCTCACGGTCAGCTGGCAGTCGGACCCCTACTACTACGGCAACGACCTGGCCTATCTGATGGCGTGGCTGCCGCTGGTGCTGGCGGGGGCGCCGTATCTCTCCCTGGACGTCGTCATCTCCAGGCGCCGGCGCCGGCAGGGCACGCAGCTCTTCACGTAG